The Stomoxys calcitrans chromosome 3, idStoCalc2.1, whole genome shotgun sequence genome includes a region encoding these proteins:
- the LOC106093998 gene encoding neprilysin-2 translates to MFKIWGFLCLCGISISWGHVTFSPSFKQLQMIEESMNSSYDPCEDFYHYACGYWQSKYATADYNEMMGLLEHQINEELKKLLDKEDDLLDESESALGKLKLYYESCMMKENEFLLNYFDYVKPAADSQWPLLQVLEEYESEDWEWPAEGFDIYKLLGILQSYDFNNVLIKIGFHRLWNGTLQIHFEVPQANEAVEATVEGIANAMIFLKFPQELAHKYAEEFMESQDFWKDNYQSYEKESESENQEYLSYEELAKQHPELHILIEAMLPGKMTPEDMVFITNKDYYQFLKDYLASTMASQNITKIVNYLQMKFLDFLYQDAINDCVKEVQDKMDMALSYMYFKEKSKIKEENYNAEILKIVAKIYTNLLQLLNENHSKLESSLVDKLKEKIFHLKLNIGNLPEKVSESKIDEFYDNVKDLLENNYFKNHLILLRHRFFKRLLNYQKQTYSLSHFTSTGYDEDVNMVVVPFGYLQEPLYHQDYDDIFIWSLLGYLMGHEFSHSLDQTGLKHDAQGMETTMYQDILESKQFLETMDCLEAQHEGSNVAERFADTIGIRLAFRAYVNDNRSHLQPRFTYIPWNQLFFLNTAQFYCGSNDEDAVTLHQIVKNSEDFAQAFQCPLGSSLNPEKRCRLF, encoded by the coding sequence atgtttaaaatATGGGGATTTTTATGCCTATGTGGCATATCGATTTCATGGGGCCATGTTACCTTTTCGCCAAGCTTCAAGCAATTGCAAATGATCGAAGAGTCCATGAACTCCAGCTATGATCCTTGTGAAGACTTCTATCATTATGCCTGTGGCTATTGGCAAAGCAAATATGCCACCGCTGACTACAATGAGATGATGGGCTTGTTGGAACATCAAATTAATGAGGAGTTGAAGAAATTGCTGGATAAAGAGGACGATCTACTAGATGAGAGTGAAAGTGCCTTGGGAAAACTGAAGCTGTATTATGAATCCTGCATGATGAAGGAGAATGAGTTTTTGTTAAACTATTTTGATTATGTGAAACCGGCAGCAGATTCACAATGGCCTTTATTGCAAGTTTTGGAGGAATATGAAAGCGAGGATTGGGAATGGCCTGCAGAAGGCTTTGACATTTACAAGTTATTGGGAATTTTGCAAAGCTATGATTTTAATAATGTTTTGATCAAAATAGGCTTTCATCGTTTATGGAATGGTACTCTGCAGATACATTTTGAAGTACCCCAGGCAAATGAGGCAGTTGAGGCTACTGTGGAAGGTATAGCCAATGCcatgatttttctgaaatttcctCAAGAATTAGCCCATAAATATGCTGAAGAGTTTATGGAAAGTCAAGATTTTTGGAAAGACAACTATCAAAGCTATGAAAAGGAGTCAGAGTCCGAAAATCAAGAGTATCTTAGTTATGAGGAATTGGCAAAGCAACATCCTGAACTGCATATACTAATTGAGGCCATGTTACCTGGCAAGATGACACCGGAAGATATGGTGTTTATTACAAACAAGGATTATTATCAATTTCTTAAGGATTATTTGGCCTCCACTATGGCTTCCCAGAATATCACAAAAATTGTCAATTAtctacaaatgaaatttttggatTTCTTATATCAGGATGCGATTAATGATTGTGTCAAAGAGGTACAGGATAAAATGGATATGGCCTTGagctatatgtacttcaaagAGAAAAGTAAGATCAAGGAAGAAAATTATAATGCCGAAATACTGAAGATTGTAGCAAAAATCTATACAAATCTATTACAATTGCTTAATGAAAATCACAGTAAATTGGAGTCTTCGCTGGTAGACAAACTCAAggagaaaatatttcatttgaaacTCAACATAGGCAATTTGCCTGAAAAGGTGAGCGAATCCAAAATCGATGAATTTTATGACAATGTCAAGGATTTACTGgagaataattatttcaaaaatcATTTAATTCTGCTGAGACATCGTTTTTTTAAACGCCTACTCAACTATCAAAAGCAAACTTACAGCTTGTCCCATTTTACTTCCACCGGCTATGATGAGGATGTCAATATGGTGGTCGTACCCTTTGGCTATTTGCAGGAGCCTTTGTACCATCAAGACTATGATGATATATTCATATGGTCCTTATTGGGGTATCTTATGGGGCATGAATTCAGTCACTCCCTGGATCAAACTGGCCTAAAGCATGATGCCCAGGGTATGGAGACTACTATGTATCAGGATATCTTGGAAAGTAAGCAATTTCTGGAGACCATGGATTGCTTAGAGGCCCAGCACGAAGGCTCCAATGTAGCAGAACGTTTTGCTGATACCATAGGCATACGTCTGGCCTTTCGTGCCTATGTCAATGATAATCGCTCTCATCTACAGCCTCGTTTCACTTATATACCCTGGAATCAGTTGTTCTTTTTGAATACTGCCCAATTCTATTGTGGCAGCAATGATGAAGATGCCGTTACATTACATCAAATCGTTAAGAACTCGGAGGATTTTGCCCAGGCTTTCCAGTGTCCCTTGGGTAGCAGTTTAAATCCTGAGAAAAGGTGTCGTCTATTTTAA